One part of the Janthinobacterium sp. 17J80-10 genome encodes these proteins:
- a CDS encoding glycosyltransferase family 4 protein: MREHCIIVTRFSHDQPGFLDFSYRIRALAKQYQVSVISHAPLIDPALLMDGIEYIVLPHGEGRKGWCQYILACARLLRARQPACVVLLHSLLAPMVWLLGRIPTALYWNEHPSRFTASPPSHPMLKRMARKLALRWLFFEPARRATLVMPIGEAHRDDLLEQGCAPHRVKLIYMGVDKAFAERLPEQPVAADSPLRLVYVGTVSKPRGRDLMLEAIRLANREGAVAHLTLIGASDEEVAYCRRYAIRLGIASAVTVCGRVSGTEIPAIMKAADAGLCLWEDQPWWRFNPPTKLFEYLVSGLPVLASDIRTHTQYVSHGRNGLIFKYDSFSLGKAIRHLARRRRELHEMKTRARMSGNQYLWERIEPTFLQAIRALHLDAGAPCKNARSRFDDPITLQDRPSSEMH; this comes from the coding sequence ATGAGAGAACATTGCATAATTGTCACCAGATTTTCGCATGACCAGCCTGGATTCCTGGATTTTTCTTACCGGATCAGGGCGCTGGCCAAGCAATATCAGGTTTCCGTAATCAGTCATGCGCCGCTGATTGATCCGGCTTTGCTGATGGACGGCATCGAATACATCGTTCTACCGCACGGCGAGGGCCGTAAAGGCTGGTGCCAGTACATCCTTGCCTGCGCCCGATTGCTACGGGCGCGACAGCCCGCCTGCGTGGTCCTGTTGCATTCCCTCCTGGCGCCAATGGTGTGGCTGCTCGGGCGGATTCCCACGGCACTTTACTGGAATGAACATCCGAGCCGCTTCACCGCATCTCCCCCTTCCCATCCCATGCTAAAGCGCATGGCACGCAAACTCGCCTTGCGCTGGCTGTTCTTCGAGCCAGCACGCCGCGCAACGCTGGTCATGCCAATCGGCGAAGCGCACCGTGACGACTTGCTGGAACAGGGATGCGCTCCGCATCGTGTCAAGCTGATCTACATGGGGGTCGACAAGGCTTTCGCGGAACGGCTGCCCGAGCAGCCGGTAGCGGCGGATTCTCCCCTGCGCCTGGTCTATGTCGGTACGGTCAGCAAGCCGCGTGGCCGTGACCTGATGCTTGAAGCAATCAGGCTGGCCAATCGGGAAGGGGCGGTGGCACACCTCACCTTAATCGGCGCCAGCGATGAGGAAGTCGCCTATTGCCGCCGCTATGCCATCCGGCTTGGCATTGCCAGCGCAGTCACTGTCTGCGGCCGAGTTTCTGGAACAGAAATTCCTGCGATTATGAAGGCAGCGGATGCCGGATTGTGCTTGTGGGAAGACCAGCCCTGGTGGCGCTTCAACCCGCCCACGAAGCTCTTCGAATACCTGGTGTCGGGGCTGCCTGTGCTGGCCAGCGACATTCGCACCCATACCCAATATGTTTCTCATGGCCGCAACGGCCTGATTTTCAAGTACGACAGTTTCAGTCTCGGCAAGGCCATTCGCCACCTGGCCAGGCGACGCCGGGAATTGCATGAAATGAAAACCCGCGCCCGGATGAGCGGAAATCAATACCTCTGGGAAAGAATCGAGCCAACATTTCTGCAGGCAATCCGGGCCTTGCATCTGGATGCCGGCGCCCCTTGCAAGAATGCCCGCTCCCGCTTTGACGACCCCATTACTTTGCAAGACCGGCCATCCAGCGAAATGCATTGA
- a CDS encoding sterol desaturase family protein has protein sequence MRDSQSTISTHLRNFSVFAAAAILLLAGLSYFRSHAPGGAAEASLAGVFLFLLKAGVKLLPLLLTLLVEFGLALNKREFLMRLTAWRKSRRIDLYGFILSHLHKLMALLKIAFTLGIPLLLDYLVRDGMPSEFSLFVLFERLAGYPLAILAFVLIATFCNYWEHRLWHSALLWPIHRFHHSATDYNVLIETRKHFTEVLMTPLFFTLPMILLGAPLEFVLAYLALVLFQGFMSHTDQSISYGWIGQFLWIDPVYHKLHHSLSPDHINKNFSGTLPLWDRLFGTYAHADHPIEVGVSDGPHYATQPIWKIYLIDFSELLQNLGGAVKEALGRRGGIQAAEE, from the coding sequence ATGCGCGATTCCCAAAGCACGATATCGACCCATCTGCGCAATTTCTCGGTATTCGCCGCTGCCGCCATCCTGCTCCTGGCCGGCCTGTCATATTTCAGATCGCATGCTCCTGGCGGCGCCGCAGAAGCCAGTCTTGCCGGCGTTTTCCTGTTCCTGCTCAAGGCCGGCGTCAAACTGCTGCCCTTGCTGTTGACGCTGCTGGTGGAATTCGGCCTGGCGCTGAACAAGCGGGAATTCCTGATGCGCCTGACAGCCTGGAGAAAGTCGCGCCGAATCGACCTGTATGGCTTTATCCTGAGCCATCTGCACAAGTTAATGGCGTTGCTGAAGATCGCTTTCACCCTGGGCATCCCGCTGCTGCTCGACTACCTGGTCCGGGACGGCATGCCATCCGAATTCAGCCTGTTTGTGTTATTCGAGCGTCTGGCCGGTTATCCTCTGGCGATCCTGGCGTTCGTGCTGATCGCGACCTTCTGCAACTACTGGGAACACCGCCTCTGGCACAGTGCCCTCCTGTGGCCGATTCATCGCTTCCATCATTCAGCGACGGATTACAACGTGCTGATCGAAACGCGCAAGCATTTTACCGAGGTGCTCATGACGCCGCTTTTCTTTACCTTGCCCATGATCCTGCTCGGAGCCCCCCTGGAATTCGTGCTTGCGTACCTCGCGCTCGTGCTCTTTCAGGGATTCATGAGCCATACCGATCAGTCAATCAGCTATGGCTGGATCGGACAGTTCCTGTGGATCGATCCCGTTTATCACAAGCTGCATCATTCTCTATCACCCGATCATATCAACAAGAATTTTTCCGGCACCCTGCCCTTGTGGGACAGGCTGTTTGGCACGTATGCCCATGCAGACCACCCGATCGAAGTTGGTGTCAGCGATGGGCCGCATTACGCCACCCAGCCAATCTGGAAAATTTACCTGATCGATTTTTCGGAATTGCTGCAAAACCTTGGCGGTGCAGTCAAGGAAGCGCTTGGACGCCGCGGTGGAATCCAAGCGGCGGAGGAATAA
- a CDS encoding polysaccharide deacetylase family protein, translated as MVPSDMKSLCVSIHDVAPANWTECQRLLETVRSVADIPLTLLVIPRYHGRQGSPAGYERMLEKLLSQGHELALHGYTHLDTLPVRGSLYSRMLRTIYTQREGEFAALDPAEARQRIAMGLAWFRQRQWPVQGFIAPAWLIGAGTWSVLSEFPFEYTTTLGRFYLLPRTNFSNGRDWIASPSLVYTARNAVGRLLSPQWINLLSLFLRNSPLVRLSLHPRDAHDPALLRHTRKLLKQLLLDRDAVTKATFAHQWRIGQEAKVITLGKPSQTSP; from the coding sequence ATGGTGCCAAGTGACATGAAATCGCTGTGCGTTTCCATTCATGATGTGGCGCCAGCCAACTGGACCGAATGCCAGCGTTTGCTGGAAACGGTACGCTCGGTTGCCGATATTCCGCTCACGCTTCTGGTCATTCCCCGGTATCACGGCCGCCAGGGCAGTCCTGCCGGCTACGAACGCATGCTGGAGAAACTGCTGTCCCAGGGACATGAGCTCGCCTTGCATGGCTATACCCATCTGGACACCCTCCCGGTTCGCGGCAGCCTGTATAGCCGCATGCTTCGGACGATCTATACCCAGCGCGAAGGCGAATTTGCCGCTCTGGATCCTGCCGAAGCGCGTCAACGCATTGCCATGGGATTGGCATGGTTCCGTCAGCGTCAATGGCCCGTGCAGGGATTCATCGCGCCTGCGTGGTTGATCGGAGCGGGGACATGGTCAGTCCTGTCCGAATTCCCGTTTGAATACACAACCACGTTAGGGCGCTTTTATCTTCTGCCACGAACGAATTTTTCCAATGGACGGGATTGGATTGCTTCGCCGAGCCTGGTCTATACAGCTCGCAATGCAGTTGGCCGCCTGCTTTCGCCACAATGGATCAATCTTCTGAGCCTTTTTCTCAGGAATTCACCGCTGGTCCGGCTTAGCCTCCATCCACGCGATGCGCACGATCCGGCCTTGCTGCGGCATACCAGGAAATTACTCAAACAACTTTTGCTGGATCGCGATGCCGTCACAAAGGCAACGTTTGCGCATCAATGGCGCATCGGGCAAGAAGCGAAGGTCATCACCCTCGGCAAGCCGTCGCAAACTTCCCCCTGA
- a CDS encoding PHB depolymerase family esterase, which produces MTLKTLAALLVAGASASAFALTPGTGTWVKETTLFGLQDAYTYVPKNTAPATIGQGRALMLTLHGCAMTASGNVINKKYNWEETAEKYGMVVVAPTVPSGTTATRTYSGCWDWFGANHSRTTRDEAILLKLIDAVKARSGLDIDPKQIYVTGLSSGGGVVVTLGCVAPDVFAGMGINTGPALNTAANAGVGSKAARTPQQIANDCKAYAGPNSTALLTQLTSVVNGSRDTTVDPTHSWANRDGMKVAYGASFDGGSFTEVKSVGKVWNDNQNRPRVSYIEATDMAHAWPAGAGGSGGGTWVDYTHVNYPAYVTKFFFENNLRVERDPNATTTSTTSTTSTTSTTTTTSTTTTTTVKDGPVTPPPPPPPPVEPPPPPPPGTAPVCYTASNYAHVLAGRAYSFWGVARVVGSNEYMGFVNTFTSTTLKKTGTYTYAIGTCN; this is translated from the coding sequence ATGACATTAAAAACCCTGGCAGCGCTGCTGGTGGCCGGAGCATCGGCTTCCGCCTTTGCGCTGACCCCAGGCACTGGCACATGGGTGAAAGAGACCACGCTGTTTGGCTTGCAGGACGCATACACGTATGTCCCGAAAAATACCGCGCCGGCCACGATTGGCCAGGGCCGTGCGCTGATGCTGACCTTGCATGGTTGCGCCATGACCGCATCGGGCAACGTCATCAATAAAAAATATAACTGGGAAGAAACCGCTGAAAAGTACGGTATGGTCGTCGTTGCGCCGACCGTGCCCTCCGGTACGACTGCCACGCGCACCTATTCTGGCTGCTGGGACTGGTTCGGTGCAAACCATAGCCGTACCACCCGTGATGAAGCGATTCTCCTCAAACTGATCGATGCAGTGAAGGCACGCTCTGGCCTGGATATCGATCCGAAACAAATTTATGTGACTGGCCTTTCCTCTGGCGGCGGCGTTGTCGTCACGCTGGGTTGCGTCGCTCCCGACGTTTTTGCCGGCATGGGCATCAACACCGGCCCCGCGCTGAACACCGCCGCCAATGCCGGCGTCGGCTCCAAGGCAGCCCGCACGCCGCAGCAAATCGCAAATGACTGCAAGGCGTACGCCGGCCCTAACAGCACTGCACTGCTGACGCAACTGACTTCGGTTGTGAACGGCTCCAGGGACACGACAGTCGACCCCACCCACTCCTGGGCTAATCGTGACGGGATGAAGGTCGCTTATGGTGCATCCTTTGACGGCGGCAGCTTTACCGAAGTTAAGAGCGTTGGCAAGGTCTGGAACGATAACCAGAACCGTCCCCGCGTCTCCTATATTGAAGCAACCGACATGGCGCACGCATGGCCGGCAGGTGCAGGCGGCAGCGGCGGTGGTACCTGGGTGGATTACACCCACGTCAACTATCCTGCCTACGTGACCAAGTTCTTCTTCGAGAACAACCTGCGTGTAGAGCGCGATCCGAACGCAACCACCACTTCGACGACATCGACCACTTCGACGACATCGACAACTACCACGACGTCGACCACCACCACGACCACTGTCAAGGATGGTCCGGTGACCCCGCCGCCACCGCCACCGCCGCCAGTTGAACCGCCGCCCCCGCCACCACCTGGCACGGCGCCAGTCTGCTACACGGCAAGTAACTATGCACACGTGTTGGCTGGCCGCGCCTACAGCTTCTGGGGTGTTGCACGTGTAGTCGGTTCGAACGAGTACATGGGATTCGTGAATACCTTCACCAGCACCACGCTGAAGAAGACCGGCACCTACACCTACGCGATCGGCACCTGCAACTAA
- a CDS encoding glycosyltransferase family 1 protein yields MHLVDITMFYATEGGGVRSYLNAKARWLARRSRIEHTIVSPSIRAAEHDQAVLAIPGLPIPGIRGYRLPLSIGSAYRALERLQPDLIEVGDASTCAWAALRMKRRHHIPLVAFYHSDMQHLIGCRFGSLAQQAAQAYLRHVYQKFDMVLAPSNLMVQQLHAMGLNNVRHQPLGVDTWVFCPQRRDATLRAQLRLPPNTRLLVYAGRFSPEKKLLLAIEAVRKLGKPYHLILIGSGEELPRTRQTTYIPFMRDPRLLAQLISSCDVLLHPGDCETFGLVILEAMACGLPIVGTSAGGVGELVSEQTGILVPPNSAASLSEGIEAVFRTDLVQMGNNARQIATSQYAWDRIVPQLLRLYAGLLATNQREELEAEAGIAYGAK; encoded by the coding sequence GTGCACCTGGTCGACATCACGATGTTCTATGCCACCGAAGGCGGTGGCGTGCGCTCCTACCTGAACGCCAAGGCACGGTGGCTTGCGCGTCGCAGCCGCATCGAGCACACCATTGTCAGCCCAAGCATCCGCGCCGCCGAACACGACCAGGCTGTGCTGGCGATTCCCGGCCTGCCGATACCGGGGATCAGAGGTTATCGCTTGCCGCTGTCGATTGGCTCGGCGTATCGCGCACTCGAACGCCTGCAGCCGGACCTGATCGAGGTCGGCGATGCCTCAACGTGCGCCTGGGCGGCACTGCGCATGAAGCGCCGGCATCATATCCCGCTTGTGGCGTTCTATCACTCGGACATGCAGCATCTGATCGGTTGCCGCTTTGGCTCGCTGGCCCAACAGGCGGCGCAAGCGTATCTGCGGCATGTTTATCAAAAATTCGACATGGTGCTTGCACCAAGCAATTTGATGGTTCAGCAACTCCACGCAATGGGATTGAACAATGTGCGCCACCAGCCACTTGGGGTGGATACCTGGGTTTTTTGCCCGCAGCGGCGCGATGCCACCTTGCGTGCGCAATTGCGCTTGCCGCCAAACACCCGCCTTCTGGTCTATGCCGGCCGTTTTTCGCCGGAAAAAAAGCTGCTGCTGGCGATTGAAGCCGTACGCAAGCTGGGCAAACCCTATCACCTGATACTGATCGGCAGCGGTGAAGAGTTGCCGCGGACGCGACAAACCACCTACATCCCGTTCATGCGGGATCCCCGGTTGCTGGCCCAATTGATTTCCAGTTGCGATGTGTTGCTACACCCCGGTGATTGCGAAACTTTCGGCCTGGTGATTCTGGAAGCCATGGCATGCGGCTTGCCGATCGTGGGGACGAGCGCAGGTGGTGTCGGCGAACTGGTGAGCGAGCAAACCGGCATTCTGGTGCCGCCGAACAGTGCGGCAAGCCTGAGTGAAGGCATCGAGGCAGTTTTCCGCACGGATCTTGTACAGATGGGAAACAACGCGCGCCAAATTGCGACCAGCCAGTACGCATGGGACCGGATCGTGCCACAATTGCTGCGTCTTTACGCCGGCTTGCTGGCAACGAATCAACGCGAGGAACTGGAAGCGGAGGCGGGAATCGCCTATGGTGCCAAGTGA
- the ftsH gene encoding ATP-dependent zinc metalloprotease FtsH — MAWPKQSGNERGMRGSPAGNRPAPDDNNWQNGLPRKAWLVFLGVLLANYLLMRFLFPVQDEPLTIPYTVFKAEVAKGNVTAIFSQGAGIEGRFTAPVTWPGPDEQSGATRGRALPKPRTAHTFTTTLPQFVGPELEAFLIEHDVEISAVPIQSGNGWATLLFGFGPAILLIAFYVWLYRRTMAQTGGGLGGGVFGIGKSKARRYDQENNARVTFDDVAGIDEAENELIEIVDFLRNPAKYTRLGGAAPKGVLLIGAPGTGKTLLAKAVAGEAGVPFFSMSAAEFVEMIVGVGAARVRDLFKQARENAPAIIFIDEIDSIGRARGQVVLGGSSEQEQTLNQILTEMDGFSSREGIIVLAATNQPDVLDKALLRPGRFDRRVVLNLPDRIGREAILAVHTRKVPLAADASLMDLAASTPGLSGADLRNLVNEAALLAARREQNEVHQKDFIDALEKIVLGPERPLLLTHADRERIAYHESGHAILGLVVPGADPVNRVTIVPRGQSLGVTYQRPQTDRYNYPEAYLRARIVGMLGGRAAEEIVFGNKTTGAESDIEQATLLARNMVTRWGMSDALGMVQLAPRENTFLGTELGGSRNISEDTARRIDAEVLRIIDECHAQARRLLEQHRMQLDLLVGALLARETLDEHEILEATGLPPAPALEYRPIKPAGS; from the coding sequence ATGGCATGGCCCAAACAATCCGGCAATGAGCGTGGCATGCGCGGCTCCCCCGCCGGGAATCGCCCCGCGCCTGATGACAACAACTGGCAAAATGGCTTGCCGCGCAAGGCCTGGCTGGTCTTTCTCGGGGTATTGCTGGCCAACTACCTGCTGATGCGTTTCCTGTTTCCAGTGCAGGACGAGCCGCTCACCATTCCCTATACGGTTTTTAAGGCCGAAGTTGCCAAAGGAAATGTCACCGCGATTTTCAGCCAGGGAGCAGGCATCGAAGGGCGCTTTACGGCCCCGGTAACCTGGCCAGGCCCCGATGAGCAGAGTGGCGCAACGCGTGGCCGCGCCCTGCCAAAGCCGCGCACGGCGCATACCTTCACCACCACCCTGCCCCAATTTGTCGGGCCTGAACTGGAAGCATTCCTGATCGAACACGACGTCGAGATCAGCGCCGTGCCTATCCAGAGTGGCAATGGCTGGGCTACCTTACTCTTCGGCTTCGGGCCGGCGATCCTGCTGATTGCCTTTTACGTCTGGCTATACCGGCGTACGATGGCGCAGACTGGCGGCGGCCTGGGCGGTGGCGTGTTCGGCATCGGCAAAAGCAAGGCGCGCCGCTACGACCAGGAAAACAATGCCCGGGTGACCTTCGACGACGTCGCCGGCATCGACGAAGCTGAAAACGAGTTGATCGAAATCGTCGACTTCCTTCGCAATCCCGCCAAGTACACGCGCCTTGGCGGCGCCGCGCCGAAAGGGGTCTTGCTGATTGGCGCGCCCGGCACCGGCAAGACATTGCTGGCCAAGGCGGTCGCCGGCGAAGCCGGCGTGCCTTTTTTTTCGATGAGCGCTGCCGAATTCGTTGAAATGATCGTTGGCGTTGGCGCCGCACGCGTGCGCGACCTGTTCAAGCAGGCGCGCGAAAATGCCCCCGCCATCATTTTTATTGACGAGATCGACAGTATCGGCCGCGCCAGGGGCCAGGTCGTACTGGGCGGATCGAGCGAACAGGAACAGACCCTGAACCAGATCCTGACAGAAATGGATGGCTTCTCCAGCCGTGAGGGCATCATCGTTCTGGCGGCGACCAACCAGCCTGACGTGCTCGACAAGGCCTTGCTGCGGCCCGGTCGCTTTGACCGGCGCGTGGTGCTCAACTTGCCGGACAGAATCGGCCGCGAAGCCATCCTTGCAGTGCATACCCGCAAGGTGCCCCTGGCTGCAGACGCCAGCCTGATGGATCTCGCCGCCAGTACGCCTGGCCTTTCCGGCGCCGACCTCAGGAACCTGGTCAACGAGGCTGCGCTGCTGGCGGCACGGCGCGAGCAAAACGAAGTGCATCAAAAGGATTTCATCGATGCGCTGGAAAAGATTGTCCTTGGGCCTGAACGGCCGTTGCTGCTGACGCATGCCGATCGCGAGCGCATCGCTTATCATGAAAGCGGCCATGCCATTCTCGGCCTGGTCGTGCCTGGCGCCGACCCGGTCAATCGTGTGACCATCGTGCCGCGCGGGCAGTCGCTGGGCGTGACTTACCAGCGCCCGCAAACCGACCGCTACAACTATCCGGAAGCCTACCTGCGCGCGCGGATTGTCGGCATGCTGGGCGGCCGTGCCGCAGAGGAGATCGTCTTTGGCAACAAGACCACGGGCGCCGAAAGCGACATCGAACAAGCCACCCTACTCGCCCGCAACATGGTGACGCGCTGGGGCATGAGCGACGCACTCGGCATGGTGCAGCTGGCGCCACGCGAAAACACGTTTCTCGGCACCGAGCTTGGCGGCTCGCGCAACATCAGCGAGGACACGGCGCGCCGCATCGATGCAGAAGTATTACGGATCATCGATGAGTGCCATGCGCAGGCCAGGCGGCTGCTGGAACAGCATCGAATGCAACTCGACCTCCTGGTGGGCGCCCTGCTGGCGCGCGAAACCCTCGACGAGCATGAAATCCTTGAGGCCACCGGCTTGCCGCCAGCGCCGGCGCTGGAATACCGCCCCATCAAACCGGCCGGTAGCTGA
- a CDS encoding acyl-CoA synthetase, with translation MIGPEHYRLQDKVDYQWHVPERFNMAREVCDKWADGSGRPALIYEDKAGKVTTYTFDQIKALSNQLANTLTRAGLQRGDRIGIFLSQGVETLISHIAAYKIGAITVPLFYLFGPDAISYRLNNSAAKVLITDAAGMGKVTAVRDELTTLQHVVYVEEADEEVPDGAHGFWRSVRTESVEFTTLDTLADDPAIIIYTSGTTGKAKGALHSHRILLGHLPGVEVSHDGFPQAGDLFWTPADWAWIGGLFDVLMPSLYHGIPVLAKRLEKFEPEAVFDLLARHQVRNVFFPPTALKMLRVVETPHEKWRYRLRSVASGGESLGSDLIAWGQQVFGVTINEFYGQTECNLVVSSCAPLYPPKSGSMGRAVPGHDVQIVDDQGNILAAGATGNIAVRSPDPVMFLGYWQNPEATREKFAGEFLVTGDLGSMDTEGYITYLGRNDDVITSAGYRIGPAPIEECLMRHPAVKLAAVIGVKDEVRTEIVKAFIVLRDGFLPSQSLFKEIQGFVRDRLAAHEYPRDIAFVDALPTTPTGKIMRRALKQQEESGAGTIAQ, from the coding sequence ATGATCGGACCGGAACATTACCGACTGCAAGACAAGGTCGATTACCAATGGCATGTTCCCGAGCGTTTCAATATGGCACGGGAAGTCTGCGACAAATGGGCAGACGGCAGTGGCAGGCCGGCACTGATCTATGAAGACAAGGCCGGCAAGGTCACGACGTATACCTTCGACCAGATCAAGGCACTGTCGAACCAGCTGGCAAACACGCTGACCAGGGCAGGACTGCAGCGCGGCGACCGCATCGGCATATTCCTTTCGCAAGGCGTCGAAACGCTGATATCCCATATCGCTGCCTACAAGATCGGGGCCATCACGGTGCCGCTGTTTTACCTGTTTGGACCCGATGCCATCAGCTATCGCCTGAACAATAGTGCTGCAAAGGTGTTGATCACCGATGCCGCCGGCATGGGCAAGGTCACTGCGGTGCGCGATGAATTGACCACGCTGCAGCACGTCGTGTATGTGGAGGAGGCCGACGAGGAAGTGCCGGATGGCGCACATGGCTTTTGGCGCAGCGTGCGGACAGAGTCTGTGGAATTCACGACACTCGATACACTGGCCGATGACCCAGCCATCATCATCTATACCTCGGGCACCACCGGCAAGGCCAAAGGCGCCTTGCACAGCCATCGCATCCTGCTTGGCCATTTGCCCGGCGTCGAAGTCTCGCACGATGGTTTTCCGCAGGCTGGCGACTTGTTCTGGACGCCCGCCGACTGGGCCTGGATTGGCGGGCTGTTCGATGTGCTCATGCCTTCGCTCTACCACGGCATCCCGGTGCTGGCAAAAAGGCTGGAAAAATTCGAGCCGGAAGCCGTTTTTGATCTGCTGGCGCGCCACCAGGTACGCAATGTATTTTTCCCGCCAACCGCACTGAAGATGTTGCGCGTCGTTGAAACGCCGCATGAGAAATGGCGCTACCGCTTGCGCTCCGTCGCCAGCGGTGGCGAGTCCCTGGGCAGCGACCTGATCGCCTGGGGGCAGCAAGTCTTTGGCGTCACCATCAATGAGTTCTATGGCCAGACAGAATGCAACCTGGTCGTGTCGTCCTGCGCGCCGCTGTATCCGCCCAAGTCCGGCAGCATGGGCCGGGCAGTTCCGGGGCACGACGTGCAGATCGTCGACGACCAGGGAAATATCCTTGCCGCCGGAGCCACCGGCAATATCGCGGTGCGCAGTCCCGACCCGGTCATGTTCCTTGGCTATTGGCAAAACCCCGAAGCGACCAGGGAAAAATTCGCCGGCGAATTCCTCGTGACGGGCGATCTCGGCTCGATGGATACCGAAGGTTACATCACTTACCTCGGCCGCAACGACGATGTCATCACCAGCGCAGGGTACCGCATCGGCCCGGCGCCGATTGAAGAATGCCTCATGCGCCATCCGGCGGTGAAGCTCGCTGCGGTCATCGGCGTAAAAGACGAGGTCCGGACCGAAATCGTCAAGGCATTCATCGTGCTGCGTGACGGATTCTTGCCATCGCAAAGCCTCTTCAAGGAAATCCAGGGGTTCGTGCGGGACCGCCTTGCCGCACACGAATACCCCAGGGACATCGCTTTTGTCGATGCCTTGCCGACCACGCCGACGGGCAAGATCATGCGCCGCGCTTTGAAGCAGCAGGAAGAATCCGGCGCGGGCACCATCGCCCAATAA
- a CDS encoding ABC transporter substrate-binding protein yields MTCLIGAAFAGLAFNTIASAQVSGDVVKIGFITDISGTYADIDGPGGVEAIRMAIQEMGGSINGKKIEVVYADHLNKADVAASKAREWFDQQGVDVLIGGTNSATSLAMAKVATEKKKPFFAVGAGSSRLTNEECSPYTVHYAYDTIALARGTGGAVVKQGGKSWFFLTADYAFGASLEKDTADIVKASGGTVVGSVKHPIAASDFSSFLLQAQSSKAQILGLANAGGDTINSIKAANEFGVVKTMKLAGLLMFINDIHSIGLNQAQDMYLTDSWYWDKDDASRTWAKAYFARMKKMPSSLQAGDYSAALQYLKAVKDAGTDDADKVLAQIRKSKLNDMFVKDGAVRPDGRMVHDMYLMQVKKPGESKYPWDYYKLLQTIPGDQAFLSKSESKCALWK; encoded by the coding sequence ATGACATGCCTCATTGGCGCGGCATTTGCCGGACTTGCCTTTAACACCATCGCCAGCGCCCAGGTGTCAGGCGACGTCGTGAAAATCGGCTTTATTACCGATATTTCGGGCACCTATGCCGATATCGACGGCCCCGGTGGCGTCGAAGCCATCCGCATGGCGATCCAGGAAATGGGCGGCAGCATCAATGGCAAGAAAATCGAGGTGGTATATGCTGACCACCTCAACAAGGCCGACGTTGCTGCCAGCAAGGCGCGCGAATGGTTCGACCAGCAGGGCGTGGATGTCCTGATCGGCGGCACCAATTCCGCCACCAGCCTGGCGATGGCCAAGGTCGCCACTGAAAAGAAGAAGCCATTCTTTGCAGTCGGGGCGGGCAGTTCACGCCTGACCAACGAGGAATGTTCGCCTTACACGGTGCACTATGCCTACGACACCATTGCGCTGGCCCGCGGCACCGGTGGCGCAGTCGTCAAGCAGGGTGGCAAGTCATGGTTCTTCCTGACCGCCGATTACGCCTTTGGCGCTTCGCTGGAAAAAGACACGGCTGACATCGTCAAGGCATCGGGTGGCACCGTGGTCGGCTCGGTCAAGCACCCGATCGCCGCTTCGGATTTCTCGTCATTCCTGCTGCAGGCACAATCCTCCAAAGCGCAGATCCTGGGCCTCGCCAATGCGGGCGGCGACACGATCAACTCGATCAAGGCAGCCAATGAATTTGGCGTCGTCAAGACCATGAAGCTGGCCGGACTGCTCATGTTCATCAACGATATCCATTCGATCGGCCTGAACCAGGCCCAGGACATGTACCTGACCGACAGCTGGTACTGGGACAAGGATGATGCAAGCCGCACTTGGGCGAAAGCATACTTTGCGCGCATGAAAAAAATGCCGTCGAGCCTGCAGGCCGGCGATTATTCTGCGGCCTTGCAATATCTCAAGGCCGTCAAGGATGCAGGCACCGACGATGCCGACAAGGTGCTCGCGCAGATCCGCAAGTCGAAACTGAACGACATGTTCGTCAAGGATGGCGCTGTGCGCCCGGATGGCCGCATGGTGCACGACATGTACCTCATGCAGGTGAAGAAGCCGGGCGAATCGAAGTATCCCTGGGATTACTACAAGTTGCTGCAGACGATACCCGGCGACCAGGCATTCCTTTCCAAGTCCGAGAGCAAATGCGCGCTATGGAAGTAA